The sequence AATGCATGACATTTTTGTGCAGGATCCTAAATTATTGGCAGCTTTACAAGAAAGCAGAAAAAGGCAAGCCCCATATTGCGGTGCTTTTCTTCTTAAAGATGAGCCAGACACTGATCCCAGCGTTGTAACTGGTTCTGAATCTGAGAAAAATATAGGTGATCTTAAGGGAAAGGATTTGTATAATCGTCTGCATGAAGTTGGCACACTTGCTCAGGTGTTAAGTTTtgttcctaatttttttttcccttttgccACAAAGAGTTGCTGCTTCAGAATAAAACAACGATAAGAAAATTTTACATGTGCCTTTGTCATTTAATCTTTAACATGCTATTCCAGATAACAACCATTCAAGGAGACCAGGTTATCCTTATTGGTCATCGGCGACTTCGGATAACTGAAATGGTGAGTGTGGATGAacttgtcattttatttttgcttggaCTTTCAAAAAGCATCATGTTATTCTATTCTATTAATATGTCCAGTTAGCTGCAAAATTCTCTATACTGAAATAGTATTGGCTTTTGTACAGGCCAGTGAGGATCCATTAACTGTTAAAGTTGATCATCTCAAGGTATTGAATTTTCCAAATTTTATGATTGAATGTTTAAGTAAAGTTAAGGGTTCACACATGCAAATGATAATCATGCAACTTCTCATCCATgctcttgcttttctttttgttcaggACAAACCATATAACAAGGATGATGATGTCATAAAGGCAACATCTTTTGAGGTTATATCAACCCTGAGAGATGTTCTGAAGACAAGTTCACTTTGGAGAGATCATGTTCAAACATATACACAGGTTTGTTCCTCTCTCAAGATTTTCTGTGATCTGTCTTTCCTGTGCAAATTGTGTTATGGTTTTTACTAGAGCCCTTGGAAAGCTTGTCTCTGTCTGAAACTTTTTCacttaaatttttcaatttttgtacAAGGGAGCCTTCCTTCTATTATCATGGttatcatttataatatttattaccaTGTGATGATCCTACATCTGGTTCTCAAGTCTAagtttcctttcaatttttagtttttgctgCTTCCAGAAACGTGAATCTATAAAGTAGTAACTTGGTTTCCACTCAGTGTAAGCTTTCCTTTTATGTTTTACGATAACAGGTTGAAACCAAAAGTGGGTTCTATACATTTATGTGTGCTGGTTTGTTGTTATTGTCTGCACATGGTCTCTTTGCAATGTAGTAATGATTGTAATGCAGCACAATGGTAATTTCCAGAAGTATAGTTTCATATACAAATGTCACAACGGTAATTTTCTCTTTTCCCTCTCAACATTTGCAGCATGTAGGTGACTTTAACTTTCCAAGGTTAGCAGATTTTGGGGCTGCAATATCAGGCGCAAGCAAGTTGCAGTGCCAAGAAGTTCTTGAAGAGCTGGATGTAAGTAGCAGTAGAATTATAGTCTGGTGAACATCCTTGTGTCACTTGCAATGCACTTGATGTTTAATTCTTTTAGTACATGAAATCTTTAAGACAATGGAATGGTGAAAAAGGAATTCAGTCTGACGAGAACTTCTTTGGTATTTGATTACCCTTCGTTGGAATTCAGGACATgtttaattcttcttcttcttctttttagttGATTGGTTGGtgattacattattttttttaactctaggaagtgttgaaaaaaattcaagctaGATAAATGGTGGAATAGTGTTGCCATAGAATTATTACTGCGATTATTAATGAAAGATCTATGTCCtatttattaatcaatcaaatttaTTGGATTCATTGGTGATTCTTCCTGTGTTGTGTTTCTAAGAGAGGATTCACAGGTGATTTACTATAAGGAATACATGTCAGATTGTGTCTGGTATATTTTGTAATCACTGAGcagataataaaaaagagttgagttttttttttttttttgaagctgTTTGGATAGTAGTTATAGGAATACTGTTGAAGCTATGGAAATTTAACCCAAACTTGCTGCAATTCAAGAGCACAGTTTTGATGTGATTTACTTATGAACATTTTCTGCTGACATTTATATGGTGTAAGATGTGGATCTTCATATCCTTCTGCAATTCTGTTATAGGTGCATAAACGTTTGAAACTAACTCTGGAGTTGgtgaagaaagaaattgaaatcagCAAGATCCAGGTACTCCAGTAAATATTTTCTGACTCCATGTATGTATCGAAGTCCATTTTTCTGACTCTCATTCATTAACTTTCTGGAGTTGCATTTAGGAATCTATTGCAAAAGCAATTGAAGAGAAGATTAGTGGTGAGCAGCGCCGCTATTTGTTGAATGAACAACTCAAGGCCATAAAGAAGGTATATGGTCTGCTGACATGTTTATTATCTTTGATACCTTATTCTTATATTAACTAATATAATTGGGAAATGGATTTAAAGGAATATTAACTAATATAATTGGGAAATGGATTTAAAGGAGTCGTATTTATTACATTAGACTTCACTGATATATAACTTGCCTAAATGCAGGAACTGGGATTGGAGGCAGATGACAAAACAGCACTTTCTGGTTAGTTCTGCTTTGATTAGCCTTTGTTGGAATTGCATGACTATTGATGGTGTTACACTTAAAAACCTCAAGGTTATTAAATTCTTAGAAGCTTAAGTTAAGCAAGAAATGTGTATTGCATAGTGTGGTTCTACTTACTCTCAAATGACATCATATTTACTCTCAAAGGCCTGATGCCACTGTTACTTGTATAATTCATGTTTTTGAATGCTTTGATTGTTTGCTGCCTGTCCTAAATGGTTATAATCAAGCTACTTTTTTTCgttgtttgatttgattatcACTCCTGGCTCCTGCATTGATATGGATTTAATCAGttattgtagattttatttattttggtatccatttaaataatttcttctCAATTGCTGCAGCAAAGTTTAGGGAAAGGCTtgaaccaaacaaggataaaatcCCAGTGCATGTTTTGCAAGTTATAGAAGAAGAGCTCACGAAACTGCAGCTTTTAGAGGCTAGTTCAAGTGAATTTAATGTCACTCGAAATTATTTAGATTGGTTGACTGCGTTGCCTTGGGGAAGTTACAGGTTTGTTTCTCATTTAGCTAGGTCCTCGTAAATTTctcgaggaaaaaaaattatcttgcaAGGGTCTACTTAATTGAGCTGTTAAGGTATTTATaggttttaaatatttgttggatttcttataattttttattaaatgagtgCAGTGATGAGAATTTTGATGTTCTTCGGGCACAGAAGATTCTTGATGAAGATCATTATGGATTAACTGATGTTAAGGAAAGGATATTGGAATTTATAGCTGTTGGCAAACTCAGAGGAATTTCTCAAGGTTGGTTTATATCAATCATCCTCAATCTGAATGACTATACTAGTAAGCAGCATCaaaatgtaataattttttccaaACACATTGCAGGAAAAATCATCTGTCTCTCTGGTCCACCTGGAGTGGGTAAAACTAGCATCGGGCGTTCAATTGCACGTTCATTGAACAGAAAGTTCTTTCGGTTTTCAGTAGGAGGGTTGTCTGATGTTGCTGAAATTAAGGtggttaaatataaattatttttccaatgagaTAACATGCAATGCGCATCATTTTTCCATTTTTGCTAAGAACACTTTTATCTAACACTATTATATCCAGGGGCATCGTCGAACCTATATTGGTGCAATGCCAGGAAAGATGGTGCAGTGCCTGAAAAATGTGGGAACTGCTAACCCTCTTGTTCTGATTGATGAGATTGACAAGGTAGTTTCAGTTCACAGGGTCAATTTACTTTTGGATTTGGTGTCactgtttctttttctcttcccaAACATTTCTTTTGTTGTATATCAGTTATGGTGAGATCTCTGCTTTGGAAATATGAATTATTCATGATGATGAATGCTTTTCCTATTGTTCAGAATAAGTTTGCTTATTTGTGGCAGTTGGGAAGAGGGCACGCTGGGGATCCAGCAAGTGCTTTATTGGAGTTGCTTGACCCAGAGCAAAATGCCAATTTTCTGGACCACTACCTTGATGTTCCAATTGATCTATCAAAGGTTGGTTAATGTAATGATTTGCAGACACCTTTGTTTTCATTGTGgccatatttttcttatatttgatgTGCTATGTTGTTGTTTAAAGTGCAGTAGTTAACAAAATTTTCCTgttttattactttatttaatGGGAAAAGTTCCATGCTCCACCTTGAAACATGCTTGACATTTGTGATTTCTACCCATCTTGTATATTCATGCACCAAAGACATAGATCATAAAAAATGATGGGAGAGTTGTCATGCCTGTTATAGGGAGGGGGGTTAGTAATCAGCTATGCTACAAAATTACACTCTACCTATATGCATTATGCCATGCCCAACGCTCGCACTCCTTGTGttctaaaaaatttctttgtattttgctagtttaatttgtGTCCTTTATTCTGTTTTGCAAGTTCAATTTGTGTCTATATTATTAGGAGTTGGAACATGTCAGATTTTGTGGTGTCTTTCTTCGGAATTCTCGTAAGTTTTTGCTTGATCCCTTGGAAATTTTATGCAGGTTCTCTTTGTGTGCACAGCAAATGTTGTGGACATGATACCCAACCCCCTTTTGGATAGGATGGAGGTAATTGCTATTGCTGGGTATATTACAGATGAGAAAGTGCACATTGCCAGAGATTATTTGGAGAAGGCTACACGCGAAGCATGTGGCATCAAACCTGAgcaggtctctctctctctggttgAATGATCTCTCTCTTGTTTTGTATTCCATCACCATATCATTTGCATGGTAAAATGATCAATGCGGGAATAGTCATTAGATGGCAGGTCACCTTCAGATGGAATTTTAGCACATAGATGTaaggatatttttttgacaCCATGTTAGCAATTATTACTTCCTACTGCTTTTAGACTGTTTTGCTTAATATATCGTCTACCTATGGAACTCACATTACTTAATGTTTCCAGGTTGAAGTAACTGATGCTGCTCTTCTTGCCCTGATAGAGAATTATTGCCGAG is a genomic window of Populus alba chromosome 5, ASM523922v2, whole genome shotgun sequence containing:
- the LOC118047662 gene encoding lon protease homolog 1, mitochondrial, with translation MLKLLSSTSRQIQTHLATPCLRVTTESQPSSFLKSLSSLTGLAQRNHKSLSFYQRAFFCSGSSSGDGGDGGGFVEVEVRSGASDTEAEVGAADYSNSSAIVPTNPRPEDYLTVLALPLPHRPLFPGFYMPIYVKDPKLLAALQESRKRQAPYCGAFLLKDEPDTDPSVVTGSESEKNIGDLKGKDLYNRLHEVGTLAQITTIQGDQVILIGHRRLRITEMASEDPLTVKVDHLKDKPYNKDDDVIKATSFEVISTLRDVLKTSSLWRDHVQTYTQHVGDFNFPRLADFGAAISGASKLQCQEVLEELDVHKRLKLTLELVKKEIEISKIQESIAKAIEEKISGEQRRYLLNEQLKAIKKELGLEADDKTALSAKFRERLEPNKDKIPVHVLQVIEEELTKLQLLEASSSEFNVTRNYLDWLTALPWGSYSDENFDVLRAQKILDEDHYGLTDVKERILEFIAVGKLRGISQGKIICLSGPPGVGKTSIGRSIARSLNRKFFRFSVGGLSDVAEIKGHRRTYIGAMPGKMVQCLKNVGTANPLVLIDEIDKLGRGHAGDPASALLELLDPEQNANFLDHYLDVPIDLSKVLFVCTANVVDMIPNPLLDRMEVIAIAGYITDEKVHIARDYLEKATREACGIKPEQVEVTDAALLALIENYCREAGVRNLQKHIEKIYRKIALQLVRQGAIIESAVPVAELNEAKVECVETSTESVFSSNKQINETPEEAEIVHTGQTLEEAEIVQMNPQPDDLQSSTDQPTDSKDTAETEKIEESEVTKAIEKVLIDTSNLVDFVGKPVFHAERIYDQTPIGVVMGLAWTAMGGSTLYIETTQVEQGDGKGALNLTGQLGEVMKESAQIAHTVARAILLEKEPDNLFFANTKLHLHVPAGATPKDGPSAGCTMITSLLSLAMKKPVRKDLAMTGEVTLTGKILPIGGVKEKTLAARRSDVKTIIFPSANRRDFDELLPNVKEGLDVNFVDDYSQIFELAFGYEENENK